Proteins from a single region of Gambusia affinis linkage group LG12, SWU_Gaff_1.0, whole genome shotgun sequence:
- the LOC122840822 gene encoding protein app1-like isoform X19 — protein sequence MGREKVKNPAVCLAALVILTCYWVKTTDCFRLRKSQRRIVQRETGFPPSGRVQEGNIVFGRVFEVPHGSKKHSKNASVDDETDYQADFAGWSQQADMEETSKEKWNPLATSLHCFGDHMKFRSLGPGASQLAVEQAHEPPVPLSMVPPKCGYRMHGNSMAFVLIAPYDGCNMIQQGGNYMLPLLWQGHPLSLLCPKHARTKVPQVPQMPSQPYFEQVPQMLQVPQMLQVPQMLQVPQMLQVPQMLQVPQMPQVPQMPSQPYFEQVPQMPQVPQMPSQPYFEQVPQMPQVPQMPQVPQMPQVPQMPSQPYFEQVPQMLQVPQMPSQPYFDFYSHLFPTLDEPAQPVPQLPKLPLPLYLYPFPPQTTAPPPTTSVSKVPYPQIPFPPYFPVPYWHQFPEFPPFLPYPTEKPPKSPTSGQKTTTISAKTTESPATTQGPTDAPAQLYPIEYLPVVPNEHFPHMFYSHKG from the exons ATGGGTAGAGAAAAGGTGAAAAATCCCGCTGTTTGTTTGGCTGCACTTGTTATTCTGACGTGTTACTGGGTGAAAACTACAGACTGCTTTCGACTGAGGAAGTCCCAGAGACGAATCGTGCAGAGAGAAACTGGTTTTCCTCCCTCAGGTCGAGTTCAAGAAGGAAACATCGTGTTCGGGAGGGTTTTTGAGGTCCCACATGGAAGCAAAAAGCACTCTAAAAACGCTTCAGTGGATGATGAAACTGATTATCAAGCAGATTTTGCTG GCTGGTCTCAGCAGGCTGACATGGAAGAGACCTCCAAGGAGAAATGGAACCCCTTAGCAACCTCTCTGCATTGTTTTGGTGACCACATGAAGTTCAGGTCACTTGGACCTGGAGCTTCACAACTTGCAGTGGAGCAAG CACATGAGCCCCCGGTGCCTCTTTCCATGGTCCCTCCAAAATGTGGCTACAGAATGCATGGGAACTCGATGGCATTTGTTCTGATTGCTCCGTATGATGGCTGCAACATGATTCAGCAG GGAGGAAATTACATGCTACCACTACTCTGGCAAGGCCATCCTCTGTCTCTGTTATGTCCCAAACATGCAAGAACCAAGGTGCCACAGGTTCCCCAGATGCCCAGCCAGCCTTACTTTGAGCAGGTTCCCCAGATGCTGCAG GTTCCCCAGATGCTGCAGGTTCCCCAGATGCTGCAGGTTCCCCAGATGCTGCAGGTTCCCCAGATGCTGCAG GTTCCCCAGATGCCACAGGTTCCCCAGATGCCCAGCCAGCCTTACTTTGAGCAGGTTCCCCAGATGCCACAGGTTCCCCAGATGCCCAGCCAGCCTTACTTTGAGCAGGTTCCCCAGATGCCACAGGTTCCCCAGATGCCACAGGTTCCCCAGATGCCACAGGTTCCCCAGATGCCCAGCCAGCCTTACTTTGAGCAGGTTCCCCAGATGCTACAGGTTCCCCAGATGCCCAGCCAGCCttactttgacttttattcTCATCTCTTCCCTACACTGGATGAACCTGCACAACCTGTGCCACAACTTCCAAAACTTCCCTTACCCCTGTACTTGTACCCTTTCCCACCTCAGACGACTGCCCCACCACCTACCACATCAGTATCTAAAGTCCCATATCCTCAGATTCCCTTTCCACCATATTTCCCTGTCCCATACTGGCATCAGTTTCCAGAATTCCCTCCCTTCTTGCCTTATCCAACTGAAAAACCTCCAAAGTCTCCAACTTCAGGACAGAAGACAACAACAATTTCAGCTAAAACTACAGAGTCTCCTGCAACTACCCAGGGTCCTACTGATGCCCCTGCACAGTTGTATCCCATTGAGTACCTACCTGTTGTTCcaaatgaacattttccacacatgttttattctcataaaGGCTAG
- the LOC122840822 gene encoding bromodomain-containing protein 4-like isoform X44: protein MGREKVKNPAVCLAALVILTCYWVKTTDCFRLRKSQRRIVQRETGFPPSGRVQEGNIVFGRVFEVPHGSKKHSKNASVDDETDYQADFAGWSQQADMEETSKEKWNPLATSLHCFGDHMKFRSLGPGASQLAVEQAHEPPVPLSMVPPKCGYRMHGNSMAFVLIAPYDGCNMIQQGGNYMLPLLWQGHPLSLLCPKHARTKVPQVPQMPSQPYFEQVPQMPSQPYFEQVPQMPSQPYFEQVPQMPSQPYFEQVPQMLQVPQMPSQPYFDFYSHLFPTLDEPAQPVPQLPKLPLPLYLYPFPPQTTAPPPTTSVSKVPYPQIPFPPYFPVPYWHQFPEFPPFLPYPTEKPPKSPTSGQKTTTISAKTTESPATTQGPTDAPAQLYPIEYLPVVPNEHFPHMFYSHKG, encoded by the exons ATGGGTAGAGAAAAGGTGAAAAATCCCGCTGTTTGTTTGGCTGCACTTGTTATTCTGACGTGTTACTGGGTGAAAACTACAGACTGCTTTCGACTGAGGAAGTCCCAGAGACGAATCGTGCAGAGAGAAACTGGTTTTCCTCCCTCAGGTCGAGTTCAAGAAGGAAACATCGTGTTCGGGAGGGTTTTTGAGGTCCCACATGGAAGCAAAAAGCACTCTAAAAACGCTTCAGTGGATGATGAAACTGATTATCAAGCAGATTTTGCTG GCTGGTCTCAGCAGGCTGACATGGAAGAGACCTCCAAGGAGAAATGGAACCCCTTAGCAACCTCTCTGCATTGTTTTGGTGACCACATGAAGTTCAGGTCACTTGGACCTGGAGCTTCACAACTTGCAGTGGAGCAAG CACATGAGCCCCCGGTGCCTCTTTCCATGGTCCCTCCAAAATGTGGCTACAGAATGCATGGGAACTCGATGGCATTTGTTCTGATTGCTCCGTATGATGGCTGCAACATGATTCAGCAG GGAGGAAATTACATGCTACCACTACTCTGGCAAGGCCATCCTCTGTCTCTGTTATGTCCCAAACATGCAAGAACCAAGGTGCCACAGGTTCCCCAGATGCCCAGCCAGCCTTACTTTGAGCAG GTTCCCCAGATGCCCAGCCAGCCTTACTTTGAGCAG GTTCCCCAGATGCCCAGCCAGCCTTACTTTGAGCAG GTTCCCCAGATGCCCAGCCAGCCTTACTTTGAGCAGGTTCCCCAGATGCTACAGGTTCCCCAGATGCCCAGCCAGCCttactttgacttttattcTCATCTCTTCCCTACACTGGATGAACCTGCACAACCTGTGCCACAACTTCCAAAACTTCCCTTACCCCTGTACTTGTACCCTTTCCCACCTCAGACGACTGCCCCACCACCTACCACATCAGTATCTAAAGTCCCATATCCTCAGATTCCCTTTCCACCATATTTCCCTGTCCCATACTGGCATCAGTTTCCAGAATTCCCTCCCTTCTTGCCTTATCCAACTGAAAAACCTCCAAAGTCTCCAACTTCAGGACAGAAGACAACAACAATTTCAGCTAAAACTACAGAGTCTCCTGCAACTACCCAGGGTCCTACTGATGCCCCTGCACAGTTGTATCCCATTGAGTACCTACCTGTTGTTCcaaatgaacattttccacacatgttttattctcataaaGGCTAG
- the LOC122840822 gene encoding leucine-rich repeat extensin-like protein 1 isoform X12: MGREKVKNPAVCLAALVILTCYWVKTTDCFRLRKSQRRIVQRETGFPPSGRVQEGNIVFGRVFEVPHGSKKHSKNASVDDETDYQADFAGWSQQADMEETSKEKWNPLATSLHCFGDHMKFRSLGPGASQLAVEQAHEPPVPLSMVPPKCGYRMHGNSMAFVLIAPYDGCNMIQQGGNYMLPLLWQGHPLSLLCPKHARTKVPQVPQMPSQPYFEQVPQMLQVPQMPSQPYFEQVPQMLQVPQMLQVPQMLQVPQMLQVPQMPSQPYFEQVPQMPQVPQMPSQPYFEQVPQMPQVPQMPQVPQMPQVPQMPSQPYFEQVPQMLQVPQMPSQPYFDFYSHLFPTLDEPAQPVPQLPKLPLPLYLYPFPPQTTAPPPTTSVSKVPYPQIPFPPYFPVPYWHQFPEFPPFLPYPTEKPPKSPTSGQKTTTISAKTTESPATTQGPTDAPAQLYPIEYLPVVPNEHFPHMFYSHKG; this comes from the exons ATGGGTAGAGAAAAGGTGAAAAATCCCGCTGTTTGTTTGGCTGCACTTGTTATTCTGACGTGTTACTGGGTGAAAACTACAGACTGCTTTCGACTGAGGAAGTCCCAGAGACGAATCGTGCAGAGAGAAACTGGTTTTCCTCCCTCAGGTCGAGTTCAAGAAGGAAACATCGTGTTCGGGAGGGTTTTTGAGGTCCCACATGGAAGCAAAAAGCACTCTAAAAACGCTTCAGTGGATGATGAAACTGATTATCAAGCAGATTTTGCTG GCTGGTCTCAGCAGGCTGACATGGAAGAGACCTCCAAGGAGAAATGGAACCCCTTAGCAACCTCTCTGCATTGTTTTGGTGACCACATGAAGTTCAGGTCACTTGGACCTGGAGCTTCACAACTTGCAGTGGAGCAAG CACATGAGCCCCCGGTGCCTCTTTCCATGGTCCCTCCAAAATGTGGCTACAGAATGCATGGGAACTCGATGGCATTTGTTCTGATTGCTCCGTATGATGGCTGCAACATGATTCAGCAG GGAGGAAATTACATGCTACCACTACTCTGGCAAGGCCATCCTCTGTCTCTGTTATGTCCCAAACATGCAAGAACCAAGGTGCCACAGGTTCCCCAGATGCCCAGCCAGCCTTACTTTGAGCAGGTTCCCCAGATGCTGCAGGTTCCCCAGATGCCCAGCCAGCCTTACTTTGAGCAGGTTCCCCAGATGCTGCAGGTTCCCCAGATGCTGCAGGTTCCCCAGATGCTGCAGGTTCCCCAGATGCTGCAG GTTCCCCAGATGCCCAGCCAGCCTTACTTTGAGCAGGTTCCCCAGATGCCACAGGTTCCCCAGATGCCCAGCCAGCCTTACTTTGAGCAGGTTCCCCAGATGCCACAGGTTCCCCAGATGCCACAGGTTCCCCAGATGCCACAGGTTCCCCAGATGCCCAGCCAGCCTTACTTTGAGCAGGTTCCCCAGATGCTACAGGTTCCCCAGATGCCCAGCCAGCCttactttgacttttattcTCATCTCTTCCCTACACTGGATGAACCTGCACAACCTGTGCCACAACTTCCAAAACTTCCCTTACCCCTGTACTTGTACCCTTTCCCACCTCAGACGACTGCCCCACCACCTACCACATCAGTATCTAAAGTCCCATATCCTCAGATTCCCTTTCCACCATATTTCCCTGTCCCATACTGGCATCAGTTTCCAGAATTCCCTCCCTTCTTGCCTTATCCAACTGAAAAACCTCCAAAGTCTCCAACTTCAGGACAGAAGACAACAACAATTTCAGCTAAAACTACAGAGTCTCCTGCAACTACCCAGGGTCCTACTGATGCCCCTGCACAGTTGTATCCCATTGAGTACCTACCTGTTGTTCcaaatgaacattttccacacatgttttattctcataaaGGCTAG
- the LOC122840822 gene encoding leucine-rich repeat extensin-like protein 1 isoform X6 — MGREKVKNPAVCLAALVILTCYWVKTTDCFRLRKSQRRIVQRETGFPPSGRVQEGNIVFGRVFEVPHGSKKHSKNASVDDETDYQADFAGWSQQADMEETSKEKWNPLATSLHCFGDHMKFRSLGPGASQLAVEQAHEPPVPLSMVPPKCGYRMHGNSMAFVLIAPYDGCNMIQQGGNYMLPLLWQGHPLSLLCPKHARTKVPQVPQMPSQPYFEQVPQMLQVPQMLQVPQMLQVPQMLQVPQMLQVPQMPSQPYFEQVPQMPQVPQMPSQPYFEQVPQMPQVPQMPSQPYFEQVPQMPQVPQMPQVPQMPQVPQMPSQPYFEQVPQMLQVPQMPSQPYFDFYSHLFPTLDEPAQPVPQLPKLPLPLYLYPFPPQTTAPPPTTSVSKVPYPQIPFPPYFPVPYWHQFPEFPPFLPYPTEKPPKSPTSGQKTTTISAKTTESPATTQGPTDAPAQLYPIEYLPVVPNEHFPHMFYSHKG, encoded by the exons ATGGGTAGAGAAAAGGTGAAAAATCCCGCTGTTTGTTTGGCTGCACTTGTTATTCTGACGTGTTACTGGGTGAAAACTACAGACTGCTTTCGACTGAGGAAGTCCCAGAGACGAATCGTGCAGAGAGAAACTGGTTTTCCTCCCTCAGGTCGAGTTCAAGAAGGAAACATCGTGTTCGGGAGGGTTTTTGAGGTCCCACATGGAAGCAAAAAGCACTCTAAAAACGCTTCAGTGGATGATGAAACTGATTATCAAGCAGATTTTGCTG GCTGGTCTCAGCAGGCTGACATGGAAGAGACCTCCAAGGAGAAATGGAACCCCTTAGCAACCTCTCTGCATTGTTTTGGTGACCACATGAAGTTCAGGTCACTTGGACCTGGAGCTTCACAACTTGCAGTGGAGCAAG CACATGAGCCCCCGGTGCCTCTTTCCATGGTCCCTCCAAAATGTGGCTACAGAATGCATGGGAACTCGATGGCATTTGTTCTGATTGCTCCGTATGATGGCTGCAACATGATTCAGCAG GGAGGAAATTACATGCTACCACTACTCTGGCAAGGCCATCCTCTGTCTCTGTTATGTCCCAAACATGCAAGAACCAAGGTGCCACAGGTTCCCCAGATGCCCAGCCAGCCTTACTTTGAGCAGGTTCCCCAGATGCTGCAG GTTCCCCAGATGCTGCAGGTTCCCCAGATGCTGCAGGTTCCCCAGATGCTGCAGGTTCCCCAGATGCTGCAGGTTCCCCAGATGCCCAGCCAGCCTTACTTTGAGCAGGTTCCCCAGATGCCACAGGTTCCCCAGATGCCCAGCCAGCCTTACTTTGAGCAGGTTCCCCAGATGCCACAGGTTCCCCAGATGCCCAGCCAGCCTTACTTTGAGCAGGTTCCCCAGATGCCACAGGTTCCCCAGATGCCACAGGTTCCCCAGATGCCACAGGTTCCCCAGATGCCCAGCCAGCCTTACTTTGAGCAGGTTCCCCAGATGCTACAGGTTCCCCAGATGCCCAGCCAGCCttactttgacttttattcTCATCTCTTCCCTACACTGGATGAACCTGCACAACCTGTGCCACAACTTCCAAAACTTCCCTTACCCCTGTACTTGTACCCTTTCCCACCTCAGACGACTGCCCCACCACCTACCACATCAGTATCTAAAGTCCCATATCCTCAGATTCCCTTTCCACCATATTTCCCTGTCCCATACTGGCATCAGTTTCCAGAATTCCCTCCCTTCTTGCCTTATCCAACTGAAAAACCTCCAAAGTCTCCAACTTCAGGACAGAAGACAACAACAATTTCAGCTAAAACTACAGAGTCTCCTGCAACTACCCAGGGTCCTACTGATGCCCCTGCACAGTTGTATCCCATTGAGTACCTACCTGTTGTTCcaaatgaacattttccacacatgttttattctcataaaGGCTAG
- the LOC122840822 gene encoding leucine-rich repeat extensin-like protein 1 isoform X13 — MGREKVKNPAVCLAALVILTCYWVKTTDCFRLRKSQRRIVQRETGFPPSGRVQEGNIVFGRVFEVPHGSKKHSKNASVDDETDYQADFAGWSQQADMEETSKEKWNPLATSLHCFGDHMKFRSLGPGASQLAVEQAHEPPVPLSMVPPKCGYRMHGNSMAFVLIAPYDGCNMIQQGGNYMLPLLWQGHPLSLLCPKHARTKVPQVPQMPSQPYFEQVPQMLQVPQMPSQPYFEQVPQMLQVPQMLQVPQMLQVPQMPQVPQMPSQPYFEQVPQMPQVPQMPSQPYFEQVPQMPQVPQMPQVPQMPQVPQMPSQPYFEQVPQMLQVPQMPSQPYFDFYSHLFPTLDEPAQPVPQLPKLPLPLYLYPFPPQTTAPPPTTSVSKVPYPQIPFPPYFPVPYWHQFPEFPPFLPYPTEKPPKSPTSGQKTTTISAKTTESPATTQGPTDAPAQLYPIEYLPVVPNEHFPHMFYSHKG; from the exons ATGGGTAGAGAAAAGGTGAAAAATCCCGCTGTTTGTTTGGCTGCACTTGTTATTCTGACGTGTTACTGGGTGAAAACTACAGACTGCTTTCGACTGAGGAAGTCCCAGAGACGAATCGTGCAGAGAGAAACTGGTTTTCCTCCCTCAGGTCGAGTTCAAGAAGGAAACATCGTGTTCGGGAGGGTTTTTGAGGTCCCACATGGAAGCAAAAAGCACTCTAAAAACGCTTCAGTGGATGATGAAACTGATTATCAAGCAGATTTTGCTG GCTGGTCTCAGCAGGCTGACATGGAAGAGACCTCCAAGGAGAAATGGAACCCCTTAGCAACCTCTCTGCATTGTTTTGGTGACCACATGAAGTTCAGGTCACTTGGACCTGGAGCTTCACAACTTGCAGTGGAGCAAG CACATGAGCCCCCGGTGCCTCTTTCCATGGTCCCTCCAAAATGTGGCTACAGAATGCATGGGAACTCGATGGCATTTGTTCTGATTGCTCCGTATGATGGCTGCAACATGATTCAGCAG GGAGGAAATTACATGCTACCACTACTCTGGCAAGGCCATCCTCTGTCTCTGTTATGTCCCAAACATGCAAGAACCAAGGTGCCACAGGTTCCCCAGATGCCCAGCCAGCCTTACTTTGAGCAGGTTCCCCAGATGCTGCAGGTTCCCCAGATGCCCAGCCAGCCTTACTTTGAGCAGGTTCCCCAGATGCTGCAGGTTCCCCAGATGCTGCAGGTTCCCCAGATGCTGCAG GTTCCCCAGATGCCACAGGTTCCCCAGATGCCCAGCCAGCCTTACTTTGAGCAGGTTCCCCAGATGCCACAGGTTCCCCAGATGCCCAGCCAGCCTTACTTTGAGCAGGTTCCCCAGATGCCACAGGTTCCCCAGATGCCACAGGTTCCCCAGATGCCACAGGTTCCCCAGATGCCCAGCCAGCCTTACTTTGAGCAGGTTCCCCAGATGCTACAGGTTCCCCAGATGCCCAGCCAGCCttactttgacttttattcTCATCTCTTCCCTACACTGGATGAACCTGCACAACCTGTGCCACAACTTCCAAAACTTCCCTTACCCCTGTACTTGTACCCTTTCCCACCTCAGACGACTGCCCCACCACCTACCACATCAGTATCTAAAGTCCCATATCCTCAGATTCCCTTTCCACCATATTTCCCTGTCCCATACTGGCATCAGTTTCCAGAATTCCCTCCCTTCTTGCCTTATCCAACTGAAAAACCTCCAAAGTCTCCAACTTCAGGACAGAAGACAACAACAATTTCAGCTAAAACTACAGAGTCTCCTGCAACTACCCAGGGTCCTACTGATGCCCCTGCACAGTTGTATCCCATTGAGTACCTACCTGTTGTTCcaaatgaacattttccacacatgttttattctcataaaGGCTAG
- the LOC122840822 gene encoding protein app1-like isoform X31 has translation MGREKVKNPAVCLAALVILTCYWVKTTDCFRLRKSQRRIVQRETGFPPSGRVQEGNIVFGRVFEVPHGSKKHSKNASVDDETDYQADFAGWSQQADMEETSKEKWNPLATSLHCFGDHMKFRSLGPGASQLAVEQAHEPPVPLSMVPPKCGYRMHGNSMAFVLIAPYDGCNMIQQGGNYMLPLLWQGHPLSLLCPKHARTKVPQVPQMPSQPYFEQVPQMLQVPQMPSQPYFEQVPQMLQVPQMLQVPQMLQVPQMLQVPQMPSQPYFEQVPQMPSQPYFEQVPQMPSQPYFEQVPQMLQVPQMPSQPYFDFYSHLFPTLDEPAQPVPQLPKLPLPLYLYPFPPQTTAPPPTTSVSKVPYPQIPFPPYFPVPYWHQFPEFPPFLPYPTEKPPKSPTSGQKTTTISAKTTESPATTQGPTDAPAQLYPIEYLPVVPNEHFPHMFYSHKG, from the exons ATGGGTAGAGAAAAGGTGAAAAATCCCGCTGTTTGTTTGGCTGCACTTGTTATTCTGACGTGTTACTGGGTGAAAACTACAGACTGCTTTCGACTGAGGAAGTCCCAGAGACGAATCGTGCAGAGAGAAACTGGTTTTCCTCCCTCAGGTCGAGTTCAAGAAGGAAACATCGTGTTCGGGAGGGTTTTTGAGGTCCCACATGGAAGCAAAAAGCACTCTAAAAACGCTTCAGTGGATGATGAAACTGATTATCAAGCAGATTTTGCTG GCTGGTCTCAGCAGGCTGACATGGAAGAGACCTCCAAGGAGAAATGGAACCCCTTAGCAACCTCTCTGCATTGTTTTGGTGACCACATGAAGTTCAGGTCACTTGGACCTGGAGCTTCACAACTTGCAGTGGAGCAAG CACATGAGCCCCCGGTGCCTCTTTCCATGGTCCCTCCAAAATGTGGCTACAGAATGCATGGGAACTCGATGGCATTTGTTCTGATTGCTCCGTATGATGGCTGCAACATGATTCAGCAG GGAGGAAATTACATGCTACCACTACTCTGGCAAGGCCATCCTCTGTCTCTGTTATGTCCCAAACATGCAAGAACCAAGGTGCCACAGGTTCCCCAGATGCCCAGCCAGCCTTACTTTGAGCAGGTTCCCCAGATGCTGCAGGTTCCCCAGATGCCCAGCCAGCCTTACTTTGAGCAGGTTCCCCAGATGCTGCAGGTTCCCCAGATGCTGCAGGTTCCCCAGATGCTGCAGGTTCCCCAGATGCTGCAGGTTCCCCAGATGCCCAGCCAGCCTTACTTTGAGCAG GTTCCCCAGATGCCCAGCCAGCCTTACTTTGAGCAG GTTCCCCAGATGCCCAGCCAGCCTTACTTTGAGCAGGTTCCCCAGATGCTACAGGTTCCCCAGATGCCCAGCCAGCCttactttgacttttattcTCATCTCTTCCCTACACTGGATGAACCTGCACAACCTGTGCCACAACTTCCAAAACTTCCCTTACCCCTGTACTTGTACCCTTTCCCACCTCAGACGACTGCCCCACCACCTACCACATCAGTATCTAAAGTCCCATATCCTCAGATTCCCTTTCCACCATATTTCCCTGTCCCATACTGGCATCAGTTTCCAGAATTCCCTCCCTTCTTGCCTTATCCAACTGAAAAACCTCCAAAGTCTCCAACTTCAGGACAGAAGACAACAACAATTTCAGCTAAAACTACAGAGTCTCCTGCAACTACCCAGGGTCCTACTGATGCCCCTGCACAGTTGTATCCCATTGAGTACCTACCTGTTGTTCcaaatgaacattttccacacatgttttattctcataaaGGCTAG
- the LOC122840822 gene encoding leucine-rich repeat extensin-like protein 1 isoform X9, with product MGREKVKNPAVCLAALVILTCYWVKTTDCFRLRKSQRRIVQRETGFPPSGRVQEGNIVFGRVFEVPHGSKKHSKNASVDDETDYQADFAGWSQQADMEETSKEKWNPLATSLHCFGDHMKFRSLGPGASQLAVEQAHEPPVPLSMVPPKCGYRMHGNSMAFVLIAPYDGCNMIQQGGNYMLPLLWQGHPLSLLCPKHARTKVPQVPQMPSQPYFEQVPQMLQVPQMPSQPYFEQVPQMLQVPQMLQVPQMLQVPQMLQVPQMPSQPYFEQVPQMPQVPQMPSQPYFEQVPQMPQVPQMPSQPYFEQVPQMPSQPYFEQVPQMLQVPQMPSQPYFDFYSHLFPTLDEPAQPVPQLPKLPLPLYLYPFPPQTTAPPPTTSVSKVPYPQIPFPPYFPVPYWHQFPEFPPFLPYPTEKPPKSPTSGQKTTTISAKTTESPATTQGPTDAPAQLYPIEYLPVVPNEHFPHMFYSHKG from the exons ATGGGTAGAGAAAAGGTGAAAAATCCCGCTGTTTGTTTGGCTGCACTTGTTATTCTGACGTGTTACTGGGTGAAAACTACAGACTGCTTTCGACTGAGGAAGTCCCAGAGACGAATCGTGCAGAGAGAAACTGGTTTTCCTCCCTCAGGTCGAGTTCAAGAAGGAAACATCGTGTTCGGGAGGGTTTTTGAGGTCCCACATGGAAGCAAAAAGCACTCTAAAAACGCTTCAGTGGATGATGAAACTGATTATCAAGCAGATTTTGCTG GCTGGTCTCAGCAGGCTGACATGGAAGAGACCTCCAAGGAGAAATGGAACCCCTTAGCAACCTCTCTGCATTGTTTTGGTGACCACATGAAGTTCAGGTCACTTGGACCTGGAGCTTCACAACTTGCAGTGGAGCAAG CACATGAGCCCCCGGTGCCTCTTTCCATGGTCCCTCCAAAATGTGGCTACAGAATGCATGGGAACTCGATGGCATTTGTTCTGATTGCTCCGTATGATGGCTGCAACATGATTCAGCAG GGAGGAAATTACATGCTACCACTACTCTGGCAAGGCCATCCTCTGTCTCTGTTATGTCCCAAACATGCAAGAACCAAGGTGCCACAGGTTCCCCAGATGCCCAGCCAGCCTTACTTTGAGCAGGTTCCCCAGATGCTGCAGGTTCCCCAGATGCCCAGCCAGCCTTACTTTGAGCAGGTTCCCCAGATGCTGCAGGTTCCCCAGATGCTGCAGGTTCCCCAGATGCTGCAGGTTCCCCAGATGCTGCAGGTTCCCCAGATGCCCAGCCAGCCTTACTTTGAGCAGGTTCCCCAGATGCCACAGGTTCCCCAGATGCCCAGCCAGCCTTACTTTGAGCAGGTTCCCCAGATGCCACAGGTTCCCCAGATGCCCAGCCAGCCTTACTTTGAGCAG GTTCCCCAGATGCCCAGCCAGCCTTACTTTGAGCAGGTTCCCCAGATGCTACAGGTTCCCCAGATGCCCAGCCAGCCttactttgacttttattcTCATCTCTTCCCTACACTGGATGAACCTGCACAACCTGTGCCACAACTTCCAAAACTTCCCTTACCCCTGTACTTGTACCCTTTCCCACCTCAGACGACTGCCCCACCACCTACCACATCAGTATCTAAAGTCCCATATCCTCAGATTCCCTTTCCACCATATTTCCCTGTCCCATACTGGCATCAGTTTCCAGAATTCCCTCCCTTCTTGCCTTATCCAACTGAAAAACCTCCAAAGTCTCCAACTTCAGGACAGAAGACAACAACAATTTCAGCTAAAACTACAGAGTCTCCTGCAACTACCCAGGGTCCTACTGATGCCCCTGCACAGTTGTATCCCATTGAGTACCTACCTGTTGTTCcaaatgaacattttccacacatgttttattctcataaaGGCTAG